Proteins encoded together in one Camarhynchus parvulus chromosome 12, STF_HiC, whole genome shotgun sequence window:
- the RHO gene encoding rhodopsin has product MNGTEGQDFYVPMSNKTGVVRSPFEYPQYYLAEPWKFSALAAYMFMLILLGFPINFLTLYVTIQHKKLRTPLNYILLNLAVADLFMVFGGFTTTMYTSMNGYFVFGVTGCYIEGFFATLGGEIALWSLVVLAIERYVVVCKPMSNFRFGENHAIMGVAFSWIMALACAAPPLFGWSRYIPEGMQCSCGIDYYTLKPEVNNESFVIYMFVVHFTIPLAIIFFCYGNLVCTVKEAAAQQQESATTQKAEKEVTRMVIIMVISFLICWVPYASVAFYIFTNQGSDFGPIFMTIPAFFAKSSAIYNPVIYIVMNKQFRNCMITTLCCGKNPLGDEDTSAGKTETSSVSTSQVSPA; this is encoded by the exons ATGAACGGGACAGAAGGCCAAGACTTCTATGTGCCCATGTCCAACAAGACCGGGGTGGTGCGGAGCCCCTTTGAGTACCCCCAGTATTACCTGGCTGAGCCTTGGAAGTTCTCGGCGCTGGCTGCCTACATGTTCATGCTGATTCTGCTGGGCTTCCCCATCAACTTCCTCACGCTGTACGTCACCATCCAGCACAAGAAGCTCCGCACACCTCTGAACTACATCCTTCTGAACCTGGCCGTCGCCGACCTCTTCATGGTCTTCGGGGGCTTCACAACCACTATGTACACCTCCATGAACGGGTACTTTGTCTTTGGAGTAACAGGGTGCTACATCGAGGGCTTCTTTGCCACATTGGGCG GTGAAATTGCTCTCTGGTCACTGGTGGTCCTGGCTATCGAAAGATATGTAGTGGTCTGCAAGCCCATGAGCAACTTCCGCTTCGGAGAGAACCATGCCATCATGGGTGTTGCCTTCTCCTGGATCATGGCCTTGGCGTGTGCAGCTCCCCCACTTTTCGGCTGGTCCAG GTACATCCCCGAGGGCATGCAGTGCTCGTGCGGGATCGACTATTACACTCTGAAGCCAGAGGTCAACAATGAATCTTTTGTCATCTACATGTTTGTGGTTCACTTCACGATCCCGCTGGCGATCATTTTCTTCTGCTATGGGAACCTGGTCTGCACGGTTAAGGAG gctgctgcccagcagcaggagtcTGCCACCACCcagaaggcagagaaagaagTGACTCGCATGGTCATCATCATGGTCATCTCCTTCCTGATCTGCTGGGTCCCCTACGCCAGCGTCGCCTTCTACATCTTCACCAACCAGGGATCAGACTTCGGGCCCATCTTCATGACCATCCCGGCATTCTTTGCCAAGAGCTCGGCCATCTACAACCCTGTGATCTACATCGTAATGAACAAACAG TTCCGTAACTGCATGATCACAACCCTCTGCTGTGGCAAGAACCCTCTGGGCGACGAGGACACATCTGCTGGCAAGACAGAGACCTCCTCCGTCTCCACCAGCCAGGTCTCTCCTGCATAG